taatatttttatctggtattttaatataatacttttatctttaatataatattgttacctGGTAGTTGACTATATCTTACAGGTATAACAGGAATtggaattctataattatggTGCATACATCGGCCATGATACACATAGTCTGGTGGACTATGCATGCAATAAGTATTGTTCCCgctataaaacattattaaaaatctataatcaaatatattatatactaaataatttttcatacctATGTACATAATCCGTTGTTCCTGGACTTACTACCGAAGTTGTTGGAGTTGGTGGAGCATGTTCTTCATCTGATTCTACAGTCAAATCAACGACAGTTACTGGGCGATtactttcttcattattttgcaCAGAATTCTGctgttgaaatatattaaacattaacattttgtattgttttaagctctttaatatataaatctcattgtaaaataatttaataaaactatttcaccttattattattatgatttactGAAACAAGAACTTCAACTGAACCATCTTCATCATCACTACTAGTAGCATCATCACTACTTGAGGACCAATCTAATTGTAAATCAGGCGCTGATGGTGTATCATCATTTCCTAatcaatatagataaaattaaagtattacatatttaattatttttaattattattaataaaaaatcatacttGTTGAATGTATAGAATGTTGTTgagaattaattgtatttggCAAAACTGAGTGATACAAAGTATTAACTTCATTGGCACTGTCATTTTCCATATTCTGCATgactcttttaaaaaaaattttattattaattattgatataattcaaataaaaataaaaattatataaatttaaaaattttaattttaaattctatacttGTTAGAAGTTCCATCCGACAATCTAGATGGTCCAGCCACATCCAAATTATCAGATGGTTGATAATCCAATGATTGTTCTTCACTTCTTTTACATTTATGTTTTACTGGAGGATCACGTTCGTGTAAAATTCCTGTTGTTTCAGGCCCGTGTAAGTATGTtccaaatacaaaattattgtttgaaGTAGAATGATGAGATGGATTTACATAAGGATTAATAGGTACCACATCTAAATCTTCCACATCACTTTCTGCAAATAAGTGGTCATATTCCATGTCATTggctaaaataaagaaaattattaaaattattaagtggattttttatataaattttctttttattaaaaatataatattttaataaattttgttaaaaaaagttatattttaaaaaatatgaaaaaaattaatacatatattatgttttatattatattttacctgAATTAAATCTTGGTTGTGGAGAAGGATCAACTGTAGATGAAAATGCTGTATCAAATATATCTGCTAAAGAAGTGGAATTTGCTTCCATAGACTGAGTTATGGATTCTGGatgatacaaattattttgttcatcTGCTTTAGTTTTACACCAAACATTTTCAGAACTTGTGCTTTCTTCCATCCTATTtgatgaatttgatatttgattatttatattcatattcaataaagatttattatatttatacataaataaaaaaatgtaattataaaattaaaatttgtttattattgttatcatataaatattataaaatatattcttttttgttatgtaattttgtattatattatagaaatattatagaaaaaaaagatataattttaatcaaaaataaaaactttaatattcatttaaaaaataataataaaatcaattaaaatattagataattaaaaaatatattatatatattctaataaaatttttttttaataacaatgttttcttttaatttcatgaaaaagtatattaaatatgctaattttcaataaaataatgtaaatatatatatacatataatatataatatatataataaacaatttttatattatgaataatataattaaatttttaaatttaaaaaataattttttaaattatgttcgaaattaaatttgaattttccacatttaaataaaattctattattcgtttcatgaaaataattgaaataatatcttaacgAAGAatgtaatacaaattataaaagagaGTGTACCTTGCAATTCCTTCGATGGTTTTGTAAAACGATAAGGCTCTCTTTACCAcatcatttttatcaagatatttattttttatatatcactgTCATTTATGTCGTTGTATCTATGCACATCAATATTAACTTTGTAATTAGATCacttcgaattttaataaactattcGATCCATATGAAAATttgtgtataattaaattcttatgtcagtaataacaataaaatcgaaaaaggaTTTATATAGACTTTCTTTCGGTAATCTACATTTGGCAACTATGATACCATCAATCGTAACTTTCATTAACTACGTTCGATTTTTGGTGACCTCTGTTGATTATGCAGCATGCTACCTTTccttataaaattgttatcacgttctttatcaattattatagcataagtttaaaatttatataaataatactaatcttttaaataaatataatatttattatataatatattcgttttcCTATCGcaccattttaattttcatgctatatatttttattcaacatgTATGGATATATTAAGTGATTCTAGtgtatttcaaagatataaatagggataaaattaactttcctatatttttactaataaacGAGGAACTTGAGAAActagagaaattttatataaatattcctaaaattataaattttaattttaaaattataaatttaatattctataatattaataataatttgcatattataagaattgtttcgatatatttaaaaacttacaaaattattatttataataacatttttgcattgaaaataaattattctgcaTGATGAACCAATCATTTCAATGAACACTATTTCTATCATTTGACAAATAACAAATCTGGAGTATTAGATACATGCGAGATATACTTCatgtattttctttcgaacTTGACCTCGCTAGTTCACCGAAGATAGTTCTCTTAATGGTGATTctctaataattcaatttcgtttattgACCTCCTAAAAGAaacatcaattaaaaaatggcTGTAGCTGTTAGaacattatcaaaatttacaggtaagataagaataattatctgttattttttaatgataacagatctttatatatttcgaaatatattataacatgtttgtaaaatataaaaattcacagTTTTTTGTGTCATTATTctgttatttttgatattaatatttgataatttttttttatattaaaatttctattatataagaatgtatatagtcattcataatttaatttttttgacactacatatatatttttaatttatttcttaatttaatttctacgttattttcttttaagtattaataaagtattacataattctatattaaatttttatctgattcatgtatatataatataataatataatatattcttttttctaaaattattttttatataaacaatattattttgtgatatatctattgatatattacatataactaTCAaacataatttgtatattatattaattaatgttagtACAGTATGTCACTCTAAATGTCATATTAATCATTGAAGTCATTGGAAGATATTCAATGAACCTTGACCTAAAAGttaagaaatttgatattgtctctataaataatattcaattaaaacaaTGCTTAAACTTTCTATCTCTATcccataaaataacatatgttttattgttattatatttatatttaagaatattattaaaaaatatatattttattataaaacaaaaattattaatatttttctttaaactttttttaaaaaaacattttttttaaataaataacttttttttattttttcagttaGAAAGTGTGGTAATTTATTACGTACTCAAATAAGATTTAACTATGTAGATACTagaaaaaacttgaaaattgaTTCCAATACCAAAGTTATATGTCAAGGTTTCACTGGTAAACAGGGGACATTTCATTGTCAACAAGCCATTGAATATGGTACTAAAATAGTAGGTGGTGTTAATCCTAAAAAAGCTGGTACACAACATCTTGGAAAAccagtttttaaaaatgtaaaagaggtgagtaaataattatttaattttatattttatatttaaaattaaaaattatcaaatttatttttattttaggcaAAAGAAGCCACAGGTGCTACTGCATCTGTCATTTATGTTCCTCCTCCAAGTGCAGCTGCAGCTATTATGGAGGCAATAGATGCTGAAATGCCATTAATTGTATGTATTACTGAAGGTATTCCACAACATGATATGGTCAAAGTTAAAAGACGACTTTTGGAGCAAAATAAATCTCGTTTAGTTGGCCCAAATTGCCCAGGAATAATAGCTCCAGAAcaggtatttaatatttattaatatttaaaaaattataaaaagatttttaattcaaggcatatatattatatattattatgtatattccgatatattttataacaaattatatctcAGTGCAAAATAGGTATTATGCCAGGGCATATAcatcaaaaaggaaaaattggtATTGTATCAAGATCAGGAACATTAACATATGAAGCTGTGAATCAAACAACACttgtaagtaaatttttttttttaaattttatattcttatattttaataaaattaaaaattttattttaaggcTGGTCTTGGACAAACACTTTGTGTTGGAATTGGTGGTGATCCATTTCatggaacaaattttattgattgctTGGATGTATTCCTCAGGGATCCAGAATGTGATGGTATTATAATGATTGGTGAAATTGGTGGTAGTGCAGAGGAATCAGCAGCGGAATATCTCATTGAACATAATACTGTTGGTTGTTCTTCTAAATTGGTACCCAACATCCTATCCTAATTCATAACTATTTTTTCCAGAAATTCCAATGTTCCTTATATTCCACAAGACATTCTATATCcttataagtataattaatttgaatattattagttataaatgtaatatatatctgTTGTAATTGTAgggaaataaaacaaaaccaGTAGTATCATTTATTGCCGGTATTACTGCTCCACCTGGCCGAAGAATGGGACATGCTGGAGCAATTATTTCAGGAGGAAAAGGAGGTGCACAAGACAAGATTAATGCACttgaaaaagtattaatttactatctatcataattaaattttgtctatatttgtgttataataaatataaatgttgttttattttatttaggcTGGTGTAATAGTTTCAAGGAGTCCTGCACAAATGGGAAATGAACTCTTAAAAGAAATGACACGCCTTGGTTTGATCTGTAATTAAGAACATATGCCATCTATAAATACACATTTGTAGTTTGCCTCATATGGATGTATCTTCATACAATAAATTGAAAGTATAAACTATGCTAGGATCgtctaaaaaaacaaaacaatataatgcattaaaaatgtgcaactttattaaattgataatgcaGTGACTATATTCATTGATGTGCAAACTAACTCGTTTACtttattcctaaaaaaaaatcatgcaAAGAAACATGaacatttattgaaaaattaaatttattttattactgtacagtatttagaaaatatttttaatgctatagcttttattttaacaattagcAACTATCCAaagatcatataaaaaatacctaACAATAACTGCCACAATTCTtcgttatcatttttcttaatcagaagttataaatttttctatgctATTAcactataattttaagaaacagtTATTTAAGCAATTCTTACTATAttgttgtaaattatattaaaagtatatctgttataactataaaactgttatatatctatattgtaaaacattaaaatcttaaatatattgaatgaaatcaattagttctttaataatttttaaaatttttttattataaataaaagataacattaattttttaaacatttttttagattgaaaatcccattattttatctataagtTTAGCAATAtgtttacttttataattaacaaatggTTTTAATTCAGCAAAATTCATAGTCTGTATAGTATCTAATAAAGTTTCACaagtacaataatataaatgcttATTCTTGTAGAGTTCTTCAGCTAACTCTAATTGATGATTGTCCATCAAACTTTGATTTGCAActacaattaaatcttttttattttctgaagcATCTAAAATACTTCCTGCTCCTGCATgacttataattaaatcagtattttctatgtatttaattatatttgcatttaaattgaaatattcaatattaataaaaccaCAACGGGGAATACAATTtggtataaataatgttttgccaatttgtaaaataatttcattatatcccTTTGATGATaacatctaaaataataaattttattgtttatatttattatatataaaacatttctttaaaataatatttaaatatttttatatatttattaaaaaataaaattttttaaaaacttgtaTTCTTTTACCTCTAAAACTTCTGAACTAAGAACTGTCttaattaattcatcaaatttcgTAGTGCCAAcagtaacaaatatttttttctttattaatgtcattttaaatattaaagaaatactaaaacattaattaaaataaattattaaatattatatcatattattgacatattatttcatattaattattattcataaaactatataaacaacatattgaaatttagtaaaaatacTTTGTCAAAGTTTATTCGATCTACATAaagttatcaaatataaaatacaactaCTAACgtcaagaatatatatatatcgatataataatcgCGATATCTTCTTACTTTCGTCAATTTAAGAGAATAAGAAGaatgaatatagaaataataatactaaattgTTAGCATCGCATTATTGCCTCACTTATTAgaacattttttatcattctctcCACGCTGTTATTCTCAAACGTCACGAGCAgccattttgtttaaatatttaataatatcaatttcttagAAGAAACATTAATGTCATCACGTAATTCTGatacattattttgtttatttcgtttaccgcaaattttaataaagcatgccagctaaaataaaaaataacgttttaatatatgagggttgtaattatttacgatatcgtttattattatcaacatTATCAGGTAAACCTGTGcgaattacaaatattcgaattaaagaTGACAATCCAGGACTTAGAGGTTAGTTTAAacatatctttcaaaaaaatatctaaaaattaaaatagatttgtttattaatattaatatttatatgtaatttatatatgcacATGTTTATATCTTAGAGTATGAAgtcaattttattcgtttattggataaaattacaaatggatcaagaatagaattaaatgaaacagGAACTAATTTGTACTATAATCCTGGATTATTAAATGGTGGTGAATTTGAGCATGATTGTAATATACAACGAGGTATTGGTTATTATTTAGAAGGAATTATGATATTAGCtccattttgtaaaaatactgTAAATGTAAAACTTAAaggaattacaaataatacaataggtaaataatattttttgaaatttcattttttttaatttcagaatattaacagttttattataattgttaacaGTATTAATTAACGGtattaagtatttattataattattaacagtattattataattatatgatttaatttttaagatccATCTGTAGATAGAATTAAAGCATCTGCTAtacctatattaaaaaaatttatatcaggtgataatgaaattatcttaactattaataaaagagGAGCTGCACCTTTAGGTGGTGgagaaatcaaatttaaatgtcCTATTAGTCGTAATCTTAAAAGTATTCAAgttagtaattataaatataaattatatttcttcttcattagaatatttataatataaaaataataaaaatatatttgtagctTCAAAATAGTGGAATGGTAAAAAGAATAAGAGGTACTGCATGTAGTATACGTGTATCTCCTGCTATTGGTAATAGAATTGTTGAGTCtgttaaatgtatattattaaaatttttaccagATGTGTATATTTATACAGATCATTGTAAAGGTGCATCAAGTGGAAAATCAccaggtatatatataaaattttttttaacttatattttttaaattaagtatttcaaatgcttataaatataataggttTTGGAGTGAGTTTATCGGCTGAAACAACTTCTGAAGTTATTTTTGGCGGAGAAGCATTTTCACCTCTAATGTCAACAGGTTCTTTACCATGTATACCAGAAGATATTGGTAAAGAAGCAgctatgaaattaattgatgaaatttataggtaaagaaaatataattgtttttacattaaaaagtatataaactaattaattaactaaaaaagctattatataaatttatatgattatagaaATGGTTGTGTAGATTCACCTTTTCAAGCTATGACTGCAATGTTTATGGCATTGGGTAAGAAAGATGTTTCTAAAATTGTAACAGGTCCTTTAACACCATCAatgtaagtattttataaatgaatttattttaaaaagaaaaaaaaacattatacatgatgcataatattattcccacaggatacaatttttaaggGATTTAAAAGACTTTTTTGGAATCATCTTTAAAATTGAACCATTTAAAGAAAACGATGAAATATTAGAACAAGTTGTTTTAACTTGCATAGGTGTAGGATacactaatataaataaacgtactttgtaaaatattattgtattcatttttttgttatgtatcaattttataattgaaatttataaatcgtatatatatacgatatatttttatcgtatatatatatatatatatatataaattaattttacattaaattatattagttactttttttatttatacaaaatttaaaatattttataacacaaATGTTTGTAACTGAATTGGTTTAGAAGGCCAATCATGAAAAAATTCCGATTTTAATGTATTCCATaaactttgataatttttagaccattttttacaatctaaataagtaatttttttgggATGTCTTATATTACAATCAGAATGTTGATATTTATCACAAGTTCgtaaaaaagtttcaaaaagtGCACGTCTGCTTATAAGTAAATTGctaccctttttttttttcgtagctCCTTGTTTTCTACCTTCAACTGCTATTTCAGTatcactaaaaataaaaaattattaaaactattttaatattaacgttaatttaaaaagtaaaattataataaataatataaaataatattaacgttaattaaaaaataaaaagagataaataagatactaatatatttatgaaacatttatattatagaggaTCTATTCTAAAGActaaaataaaacacaaaagttaatgtacaaaatatcaatagctgagacttaaattatttatttttttattatttattttataagcaatttaagtttgaattagataaagtattttattattatattaggaaacttaaattgtttataatttaacaataaatctcaactaatatttttatatatcaattaaatatttttatatttattttgttctctAGACTCTATTCTTCAACaaaaatgttacaaatatatcaacatcctgtataaatattaaaaattaccgaTTTCTTACAGCACACCATATTATACTGGATGGACAtggattttttctttcggAATTCTTTtgctgtttaaaaaaatgtttactttgtataatttttaatttgtatatttctgaATTGAATCGTTTATATAATCCACGTTCCATTGCttctaaagaaaaaggagaattaCCTCCCACTATAAtagtttccaattttattggAGGTATCagtattgataaaaatgaccCTTGTATTCCAAGTAAATTCCatctaaaatcaatatataaaaaattatattatattatataatttatatattatttctatattattccaaacttattatttcaaaattattatatactatacattcaaaataaattataatttagataattttatttactttgctATTTTATCTGAACAAGACAAACTAAGAGTAGGATTTCCTCGTCCCGGTTTAGTTCGTAATGGCCCAACTACATGGTAATTTATTCCAGGTAGATGAGgatcttgatatttttcagatttaacaCATTTAGCACctgttctatatatatctttaattacttgtttttttttttcattgacattagattttatttctatttcgatattatgattatattttttaatttttattggaggtgcattatcttcttcttttaaaaatatagaacaatCTCCACAAGGAGTTTGacttgtaaaaaaatgaaatgatatgcCATCATTtatcttaatcttttttttatcatctattataaagacattatttttaacaccattgagtaaaaaatcaatttgttcatataaatatcttaagaaGGCACGTCTGACGAGAATTTCTGCATGTGAGTCACTTAATCTACATCCTTcttcatataattttgtattcattaaatctatttttcctAAGCATTTTGTCCCTGTAGCAAGAGCTACTAGGGAAAGTGTACcatccttttttaataatactatacCTGATAATACAGTCCATTCTTTTTGTGATGGTTTACCATTCTTACCaagtttattgtatttttctaaACAAAGTTGTGCAACCTTATCTGCAAAatcttccatattttttattttatttactttttaattgatttaatacacATTAGAAGGATCCCAAGCATATTTGACTTGaggtaaagaaaataaaatattcatactctcttcatcaattaaaaaatctaattgaatattatcttttatatgttCTTTATTTACAGCTTTAGGAATAAcacctataataatattatattatattatattatattataatatattatataatattatattatattaagtaatatgtatatagaaataaaaaaaaaagataaattatttaccaaTTCCTTGTTGTAAAGcccaatttaataacaatcgcGCTGATGATACATTAAGTTGAGAAGCTATTTTTAACACAATTGGATttcttaaaagattaatattgcCACTAGTTCCTAAAGAAGAATATGCTTGTATATGAATTCCTTTTtcattgcaatattttattaattcttcttgaCGATAATGTGGATGCAATTCAac
The DNA window shown above is from Apis cerana isolate GH-2021 linkage group LG4, AcerK_1.0, whole genome shotgun sequence and carries:
- the LOC107994236 gene encoding uncharacterized protein LOC107994236 isoform X6, encoding MEESTSSENVWCKTKADEQNNLYHPESITQSMEANSTSLADIFDTAFSSTVDPSPQPRFNSANDMEYDHLFAESDVEDLDVVPINPYVNPSHHSTSNNNFVFGTYLHGPETTGILHERDPPVKHKCKRSEEQSLDYQPSDNLDVAGPSRLSDGTSNKVMQNMENDSANEVNTLYHSVLPNTINSQQHSIHSTRNDDTPSAPDLQLDWSSSSDDATSSDDEDGSVEVLVSVNHNNNKQNSVQNNEESNRPVTVVDLTVESDEEHAPPTPTTSVVSPGTTDYVHSGNNTYCMHSPPDYVYHGRCMHHNYRIPIPVIPVRYSQLPDASTGMLRPRMHPVQERLWRMQQRVQEVHRRSLHPRFSTHHSTTSCNPHVHQANQHTCNSGNPNPANNRCNGSENMTFAENYFPPPILPPPQQPTVYSHPEARRPPNVSPSCPAQSVMENSLNSVEMEPTPPVMLPSMPVHPYVPHMYHHYGPHRRPPGPQHRHHIHINWLQHLHLHVQCRRNLKIICVLLIYGIWLILIAEQHKNQLKVIHSVISTNGRKKLKMKILLKNVLYVYLNSKTVKVSGGFHACIYFI
- the LOC107994236 gene encoding uncharacterized protein LOC107994236 isoform X2, yielding MEESTSSENVWCKTKADEQNNLYHPESITQSMEANSTSLADIFDTAFSSTVDPSPQPRFNSANDMEYDHLFAESDVEDLDVVPINPYVNPSHHSTSNNNFVFGTYLHGPETTGILHERDPPVKHKCKRSEEQSLDYQPSDNLDVAGPSRLSDGTSNKVMQNMENDSANEVNTLYHSVLPNTINSQQHSIHSTRNDDTPSAPDLQLDWSSSSDDATSSDDEDGSVEVLVSVNHNNNKQNSVQNNEESNRPVTVVDLTVESDEEHAPPTPTTSVVSPGTTDYVHSGNNTYCMHSPPDYVYHGRCMHHNYRIPIPVIPVRYSQLPDASTGMLRPRMHPVQERLWRMQQRVQEVHRRSLHPRFSTHHSTTSCNPHVHQANQHTCNSGNPNPANNRCNGSENMTFAENYFPPPILPPPQQPTVYSHPEARRPPNVSPSCPAQSVMENSLNSVEMEPTPPVMLPSMPVHPYVPHMYHHYGPHRRPPGPQHRHHIHINWLQHLHLQGSDAHDTMPFSSFGLLHPARPMSAQLENYMRLVNLRHMAHINCGATQESIESHTFRYKYKREKKVENEDSIEKCTICLSEFEDCESVRRLPCMHLFHIDCVDQWLCTNKRCPICRVDIETFLHKELESTA
- the LOC107994236 gene encoding uncharacterized protein LOC107994236 isoform X5 — protein: MEESTSSENVWCKTKADEQNNLYHPESITQSMEANSTSLADIFDTAFSSTVDPSPQPRFNSANDMEYDHLFAESDVEDLDVVPINPYVNPSHHSTSNNNFVFGTYLHGPETTGILHERDPPVKHKCKRSEEQSLDYQPSDNLDVAGPSRLSDGTSNKVMQNMENDSANEVNTLYHSVLPNTINSQQHSIHSTRNDDTPSAPDLQLDWSSSSDDATSSDDEDGSVEVLVSVNHNNNKQNSVQNNEESNRPVTVVDLTVESDEEHAPPTPTTSVVSPGTTDYVHSGNNTYCMHSPPDYVYHGRCMHHNYRIPIPVIPVRYSQLPDASTGMLRPRMHPVQERLWRMQQRVQEVHRRSLHPRFSTHHSSTTSCNPHVHQANQHTCNSGNPNPANNRCNGSENMTFAENYFPPPILPPPQQPTVYSHPEARRPPNVSPSCPAQSVMENSLNSVEMEPTPPVMLPSMPVHPYVPHMYHHYGPHRRPPGPQHRHHIHINWLQHLHLHVQCRRNLKIICVLLIYGIWLILIAEQHKNQLKVIHSVISTNGRKKLKMKILLKNVLYVYLNSKTVKVSGGFHACIYFI
- the LOC107994236 gene encoding uncharacterized protein LOC107994236 isoform X1; the protein is MEESTSSENVWCKTKADEQNNLYHPESITQSMEANSTSLADIFDTAFSSTVDPSPQPRFNSANDMEYDHLFAESDVEDLDVVPINPYVNPSHHSTSNNNFVFGTYLHGPETTGILHERDPPVKHKCKRSEEQSLDYQPSDNLDVAGPSRLSDGTSNKVMQNMENDSANEVNTLYHSVLPNTINSQQHSIHSTRNDDTPSAPDLQLDWSSSSDDATSSDDEDGSVEVLVSVNHNNNKQNSVQNNEESNRPVTVVDLTVESDEEHAPPTPTTSVVSPGTTDYVHSGNNTYCMHSPPDYVYHGRCMHHNYRIPIPVIPVRYSQLPDASTGMLRPRMHPVQERLWRMQQRVQEVHRRSLHPRFSTHHSSTTSCNPHVHQANQHTCNSGNPNPANNRCNGSENMTFAENYFPPPILPPPQQPTVYSHPEARRPPNVSPSCPAQSVMENSLNSVEMEPTPPVMLPSMPVHPYVPHMYHHYGPHRRPPGPQHRHHIHINWLQHLHLQGSDAHDTMPFSSFGLLHPARPMSAQLENYMRLVNLRHMAHINCGATQESIESHTFRYKYKREKKVENEDSIEKCTICLSEFEDCESVRRLPCMHLFHIDCVDQWLCTNKRCPICRVDIETFLHKELESTA
- the LOC107994236 gene encoding uncharacterized protein LOC107994236 isoform X4 is translated as MEESTSSENVWCKTKADEQNNLYHPESITQSMEANSTSLADIFDTAFSSTVDPSPQPRFNSANDMEYDHLFAESDVEDLDVVPINPYVNPSHHSTSNNNFVFGTYLHGPETTGILHERDPPVKHKCKRSEEQSLDYQPSDNLDVAGPSRLSDGTSNKVMQNMENDSANEVNTLYHSVLPNTINSQQHSIHSTRNDDTPSAPDLQLDWSSSSDDATSSDDEDGSVEVLVSVNHNNNKNSVQNNEESNRPVTVVDLTVESDEEHAPPTPTTSVVSPGTTDYVHSGNNTYCMHSPPDYVYHGRCMHHNYRIPIPVIPVRYSQLPDASTGMLRPRMHPVQERLWRMQQRVQEVHRRSLHPRFSTHHSTTSCNPHVHQANQHTCNSGNPNPANNRCNGSENMTFAENYFPPPILPPPQQPTVYSHPEARRPPNVSPSCPAQSVMENSLNSVEMEPTPPVMLPSMPVHPYVPHMYHHYGPHRRPPGPQHRHHIHINWLQHLHLQGSDAHDTMPFSSFGLLHPARPMSAQLENYMRLVNLRHMAHINCGATQESIESHTFRYKYKREKKVENEDSIEKCTICLSEFEDCESVRRLPCMHLFHIDCVDQWLCTNKRCPICRVDIETFLHKELESTA
- the LOC107994236 gene encoding uncharacterized protein LOC107994236 isoform X3; translation: MEESTSSENVWCKTKADEQNNLYHPESITQSMEANSTSLADIFDTAFSSTVDPSPQPRFNSANDMEYDHLFAESDVEDLDVVPINPYVNPSHHSTSNNNFVFGTYLHGPETTGILHERDPPVKHKCKRSEEQSLDYQPSDNLDVAGPSRLSDGTSNKVMQNMENDSANEVNTLYHSVLPNTINSQQHSIHSTRNDDTPSAPDLQLDWSSSSDDATSSDDEDGSVEVLVSVNHNNNKNSVQNNEESNRPVTVVDLTVESDEEHAPPTPTTSVVSPGTTDYVHSGNNTYCMHSPPDYVYHGRCMHHNYRIPIPVIPVRYSQLPDASTGMLRPRMHPVQERLWRMQQRVQEVHRRSLHPRFSTHHSSTTSCNPHVHQANQHTCNSGNPNPANNRCNGSENMTFAENYFPPPILPPPQQPTVYSHPEARRPPNVSPSCPAQSVMENSLNSVEMEPTPPVMLPSMPVHPYVPHMYHHYGPHRRPPGPQHRHHIHINWLQHLHLQGSDAHDTMPFSSFGLLHPARPMSAQLENYMRLVNLRHMAHINCGATQESIESHTFRYKYKREKKVENEDSIEKCTICLSEFEDCESVRRLPCMHLFHIDCVDQWLCTNKRCPICRVDIETFLHKELESTA